The Bacteroidota bacterium region TTTCTGGCTTTGCCGCATCCTTGGTGAATCACATGAACAAGTCGGGTAACAACATTATTTCAATTGATATTCCCTCGGGTCTTTTTGGCGATGATAATACGCAAAATGATGGCGCTATTATCGAAGCTGCCGTCACGCTTACTTTTCACTGCCCGAAACTCGCATTTATGTTCGCTGAGAATTTCCGTTATACAGGGGAGTGGCATGTTATTCCTATTGGTCTTCACAGGGAATTTGTGCAGAATGTACCGGTGCAGAATTATTTTCTTGAAAAAGCTGATTGCTTTTCGATGGTCAAAACCCGCCAACAGTTTTCACATAAAGGAAATTTCGGTCATGCCCTTTTAATTGCCGGCAGCTATGGAAAAATGGGCGCGGCAGTTCTCGCTGCTTCGTCGGTTCTTAAAGCCGGCGCCGGGCTTGTTACCGCGCATCTGCCTCGGGCTGGTTATAACATAATACAAACATCGCAGCCGGAAATAATGGTGAGTGTTGACGAGCACGAAATGTTCTTTACCGGCTTGAACGATATCGGTGACTACAATGCAATTGCTGTTGGTCCGGGGCTCGGTAGTGCTCCTGAAACCCAGAGCGCGCTTAAACGGCTTATCCAGAATTCCGGTGTGCCTCTTATTTTCGATGCGGATGCGATAAATATTCTTGGCGAAAACAAAACATGGATACCGTTTGTTCCTGCAAACAGTATATTTACACCTCACCCTAAAGAGTTCGGGAGACTTACAGGTACTGATTTCAATGGAAATGGCCGTAGGAAGGCTCAGGTTGAGTTTTCCAAAAAACATGGGGTTTACGTAATCCTCAAAGGGGCCTACACCAGCATCAGTTGCCCCGACGGAAGCTGCTATTTTAATTCAACAGGAAACCCCGGAATGGCTACAGCGGGAAGCGGTGATGTGCTCACGGGTATTTTGCTTGGGTTGATGGCGCGAGGATATAATTCAAAAGAGGCCTGCCTGCTGGGCGTTTATCTTCATGGACTGTCGGGCGATATTGCCGCTGCGCGCTTCGGTCAGGAGTTTATTACGGCTTCACTCATGAGTGATAATTTATACAAAGCCTTCCGTGCTCTCAAACCAATCGTTT contains the following coding sequences:
- a CDS encoding NAD(P)H-hydrate dehydratase → MKILAVEQIREADAFTIINEPVSSIDLMERAAGAAFNWLMQRFGRSGSFIIFCGTGNNGGDGLVIARMLAAKNISVKIIIAHFTDKSSIDFSVNLDALKKIRNISINEISQNDVMPVIPKGSIVIDALFGSGLNKPLSGFAASLVNHMNKSGNNIISIDIPSGLFGDDNTQNDGAIIEAAVTLTFHCPKLAFMFAENFRYTGEWHVIPIGLHREFVQNVPVQNYFLEKADCFSMVKTRQQFSHKGNFGHALLIAGSYGKMGAAVLAASSVLKAGAGLVTAHLPRAGYNIIQTSQPEIMVSVDEHEMFFTGLNDIGDYNAIAVGPGLGSAPETQSALKRLIQNSGVPLIFDADAINILGENKTWIPFVPANSIFTPHPKEFGRLTGTDFNGNGRRKAQVEFSKKHGVYVILKGAYTSISCPDGSCYFNSTGNPGMATAGSGDVLTGILLGLMARGYNSKEACLLGVYLHGLSGDIAAARFGQEFITASLMSDNLYKAFRALKPIV